From Musa acuminata AAA Group cultivar baxijiao chromosome BXJ3-8, Cavendish_Baxijiao_AAA, whole genome shotgun sequence, one genomic window encodes:
- the LOC135644940 gene encoding pathogenesis-related protein 1C-like: protein MAGPMSVVLLVLLFITPLSSQQQEFPSVEVPQASPAPSADSMNVSVGHDSSADAASPPPVPKRRYRGKNGRKNMVREFLHAHNQVRALAGEKPFEWDDNLARYAQRWSEKRRSDCAIVHSMGPYGENMFWGSGWDWRVADAVGNWAREHMYYNPSDNSCMSGKMCGHFTQIVWNSSEAVGCARVECFSGGVIITCNYDPPGNWVGESPFGSLE from the coding sequence ATGGCGGGTCCGATGTCTGttgtcctcctcgtcctcctcttcaTTACTCCTCTCTCCTCCCAGCAACAGGAGTTTCCGTCCGTCGAAGTGCCGCAGGCCTCGCCGGCTCCAAGCGCCGATAGCATGAACGTCAGCGTCGGCCATGACAGCAGCGCCGACGCCGCAAGTCCACCGCCCGTTCCGAAGCGCAGGTACCGCGGAAAGAATGGGCGGAAGAACATGGTGCGGGAGTTCCTGCATGCGCATAACCAGGTGCGGGCCTTGGCCGGCGAGAAGCCGTTCGAGTGGGACGACAATCTGGCACGGTACGCGCAGCGCTGGTCGGAGAAGCGGCGGTCCGACTGCGCCATCGTGCACTCGATGGGGCCCTACGGCGAGAACATGTTCTGGGGGTCGGGGTGGGACTGGAGGGTGGCGGACGCGGTGGGGAACTGGGCCAGGGAGCACATGTACTATAACCCGAGCGACAACTCGTGCATGTCGGGGAAGATGTGCGGCCACTTCACGCAGATCGTGTGGAACAGCTCCGAGGCGGTGGGTTGCGCCCGGGTTGAGTGCTTCTCCGGCGGCGTGATCATCACCTGCAACTACGATCCCCCGGGCAACTGGGTCGGCGAGAGCCCCTTCGGAAGCTTGGAATGA